Proteins co-encoded in one Arthrobacter sp. ERGS1:01 genomic window:
- a CDS encoding GerMN domain-containing protein, translated as MPDGRLRAAAGPARRHRSALWAGVVLSLSLAVTGCSASSTAHTDASMPTSGSGASSAADAAAGTAGLVTSAPLETPTTSQTLPVYWLGHSNDSVFLYREFVAAPSTDDPIVAALRAMMTERPNDSDYFSVWNKPSRLGASVSAKNVITVDVSSDAFGQKVDQGIAERSVAQLVYTATAAAAMAGLIDSSTTIQVSVLVDGHTGYNAFGHVPLTKPLTRDSSFVAPVWIIDPADASTYSTLPLRVSGQGISATGVLGWSLAVVENGKPGKVYLSGTVAVPQGPNVLGTFSFNLVPPLGTYELSVFIPDPANPGTRLGVDTKVVTLGERGAAPSPG; from the coding sequence GTGCCGGACGGCCGACTGCGGGCGGCCGCAGGACCCGCCCGTCGGCACCGTTCGGCGCTGTGGGCCGGAGTCGTACTGTCCCTTTCACTGGCGGTCACCGGCTGTTCGGCTTCCTCCACCGCGCACACCGACGCCTCCATGCCCACCTCGGGATCCGGTGCGAGCTCCGCGGCCGACGCCGCGGCCGGGACCGCCGGCCTTGTCACCAGCGCCCCTCTGGAAACACCCACTACCAGCCAGACGCTTCCGGTCTATTGGCTGGGCCACAGCAATGACTCGGTCTTCTTGTACCGGGAGTTCGTGGCGGCGCCCTCCACGGATGACCCCATCGTTGCGGCGTTGCGGGCCATGATGACCGAGCGCCCCAATGATTCCGACTACTTTTCGGTCTGGAACAAGCCCTCCCGGCTCGGTGCGTCGGTTTCGGCGAAGAATGTGATCACCGTTGACGTGTCCTCGGACGCCTTTGGCCAAAAAGTGGACCAGGGCATCGCCGAGCGGTCCGTGGCGCAACTGGTCTATACGGCAACGGCCGCGGCCGCGATGGCCGGGCTCATCGACTCCTCCACGACCATCCAGGTTTCCGTGCTCGTGGACGGCCACACCGGCTACAACGCCTTTGGCCACGTGCCGCTCACGAAGCCGCTGACCCGGGACAGCTCTTTCGTGGCCCCCGTCTGGATCATCGACCCCGCCGACGCTTCCACCTACTCGACCCTGCCGTTGCGGGTCAGCGGCCAGGGCATTTCCGCCACCGGCGTGCTGGGTTGGAGCCTGGCGGTTGTGGAAAACGGCAAGCCGGGCAAGGTGTACCTCTCCGGCACGGTGGCGGTCCCGCAGGGACCCAACGTGCTGGGCACCTTCAGCTTCAACCTGGTGCCGCCGCTGGGCACGTACGAGTTGTCGGTTTTCATCCCCGACCCCGCGAACCCGGGCACCCGGCTTGGCGTGGATACCAAGGTGGTCACCCTGGGTGAGCGCGGCGCCGCCCCGAGTCCCGGCTAG
- a CDS encoding 16S rRNA (uracil(1498)-N(3))-methyltransferase yields MSNPVFYAEPAELAPLAAGDSFSLAGAEGRHAVTVKRISPGEPVDLCDGAGLRLVCTVTAAGAGVLDVRVETVVGAEAEPFELVLVQALAKGDRDELAIETATELGVDGVVPWQAERSIVRWKMDKAVKGPVKWRNVVATAAKQARRSRVPWVGELVGTPGLLELIGSADLALILHEDAVNSLPGVVRSWRAGAGDGGGEPARVVMIVGPEGGMSPAEVEAFLAAGAQTALLGHHVLRSSTAGPAAVVLLSHELQRW; encoded by the coding sequence GTGAGCAACCCCGTCTTCTACGCCGAACCGGCGGAACTGGCACCCCTGGCCGCCGGCGATTCCTTCAGCCTCGCCGGCGCCGAGGGCCGCCACGCCGTCACCGTCAAAAGGATTTCTCCGGGGGAGCCGGTTGACCTGTGCGACGGCGCGGGGCTGCGGCTGGTGTGCACCGTCACGGCCGCCGGTGCCGGTGTCCTTGATGTTCGCGTCGAGACCGTCGTCGGCGCCGAAGCCGAACCGTTCGAACTTGTCCTGGTCCAGGCCCTCGCCAAGGGCGACCGCGACGAGCTTGCCATTGAGACGGCCACCGAACTGGGCGTCGACGGCGTCGTGCCCTGGCAGGCCGAACGCTCGATCGTGCGCTGGAAGATGGACAAGGCCGTCAAGGGCCCGGTCAAGTGGCGCAACGTGGTGGCCACGGCCGCCAAGCAGGCCCGGCGCTCACGGGTCCCGTGGGTGGGGGAGCTGGTGGGAACACCGGGGCTTCTCGAACTCATCGGATCCGCCGACCTTGCCCTGATCCTCCACGAGGACGCCGTCAACTCATTGCCCGGGGTGGTCCGCTCCTGGCGCGCAGGCGCGGGGGATGGCGGCGGCGAGCCGGCACGGGTTGTCATGATCGTTGGCCCCGAAGGCGGCATGAGCCCGGCGGAGGTAGAAGCATTCCTGGCCGCCGGAGCGCAGACGGCACTGCTGGGCCACCACGTGCTGCGGTCCTCCACGGCCGGTCCGGCCGCCGTGGTGCTGCTCAGCCACGAATTGCAGCGCTGGTAG
- a CDS encoding LCP family protein, with translation MGRRRAETAADKAAGTSHREPVGDASPVGRHFGPRRKAPLWLKITAVTLCGALVLGLGTAGAMLWKLQQNVTTAPLDASVNGNKSKTSAEDTGSLQILILGTDTRAGKNDEYGTTADSGGEGNSDVMLLMNISADNSQVSVTSFPRDLMVPIPDCKSAVTGQIVPGQAMGQLNSALAAGPGCTVAAINELTGLTIDHFMLADFTAVKELSNAIGGVQVCVNHAMYDVDGSFLRLPAGKSLVKGEQALAFLRTRHAFGVSSDLDRIKAQQYFLGSMVRKVKSEGTLTNIPLLYNLADVVTKNLTIDEGLANIPAMIGIANRLSKIDLANVAFVTVPTEPYVYDINRVQLAEPAAGQFFAALRTDTALTKVKPKATPKPSSGSTASATGTATAQATPSTAAPTTKAPAYDKALQAVSVANASAVVDRSTEIMASLAKAGFTGTWSAGDIAASNKTRVLYGADMKDVATDVAKMFKIPTSAVVSDPTISGVQLVIGTDWSSGTQYGKIVVPKGIVSSTAAQDNECLTVNPAYYTY, from the coding sequence ATGGGGCGACGCCGTGCCGAAACGGCGGCAGATAAAGCTGCCGGCACCTCACATCGTGAACCTGTGGGGGACGCGTCACCCGTTGGCCGGCACTTCGGCCCGCGCCGCAAGGCTCCGCTCTGGCTGAAGATCACCGCCGTCACACTGTGTGGGGCGCTGGTTCTTGGCCTGGGCACCGCCGGGGCGATGCTGTGGAAACTTCAGCAGAACGTCACCACGGCACCCCTGGACGCGAGCGTCAACGGGAACAAGTCCAAGACGTCCGCCGAGGACACCGGATCCCTGCAGATCCTCATTCTCGGCACGGACACGCGTGCCGGCAAGAATGATGAGTACGGTACGACGGCCGACTCCGGCGGCGAAGGCAACTCGGACGTCATGCTGCTCATGAACATTTCGGCTGACAACTCCCAGGTGTCGGTGACGAGTTTCCCGCGCGACCTGATGGTGCCGATCCCGGACTGCAAGTCCGCCGTGACGGGGCAGATCGTGCCCGGCCAGGCGATGGGCCAGCTCAATTCCGCCCTGGCCGCGGGTCCGGGCTGTACCGTGGCCGCCATCAACGAGCTCACCGGCCTGACGATCGACCACTTCATGCTGGCCGACTTCACGGCCGTCAAGGAGCTCTCCAACGCCATCGGCGGCGTTCAGGTGTGCGTGAACCATGCGATGTACGACGTCGACGGCTCCTTCCTGAGGCTGCCCGCCGGCAAGAGCCTAGTCAAGGGCGAACAAGCCCTCGCCTTCCTGCGGACCCGCCATGCCTTCGGCGTCTCCAGCGACCTCGACAGGATCAAGGCCCAGCAGTACTTCCTGGGCTCCATGGTCCGCAAGGTCAAGAGTGAAGGCACGCTGACCAACATCCCGCTGCTGTACAACCTGGCCGACGTCGTGACGAAGAACCTGACCATCGACGAAGGCCTGGCGAACATCCCGGCCATGATCGGCATCGCCAACAGGCTCTCCAAGATCGACCTGGCCAACGTTGCATTCGTCACCGTGCCCACCGAACCCTATGTCTATGACATCAACCGGGTGCAGCTGGCCGAACCGGCCGCGGGACAGTTCTTTGCCGCACTGCGCACCGACACCGCGCTGACCAAGGTCAAGCCCAAGGCGACACCGAAGCCCAGCAGCGGCTCGACGGCGTCGGCCACCGGCACCGCCACCGCGCAGGCCACGCCAAGCACGGCTGCGCCGACCACCAAGGCCCCCGCGTACGACAAGGCCCTCCAAGCGGTCAGCGTCGCCAACGCCTCCGCCGTCGTCGACCGCTCCACGGAGATCATGGCCTCGCTGGCCAAGGCCGGATTCACCGGCACCTGGTCCGCCGGCGACATTGCCGCCAGCAACAAGACCCGGGTCCTGTACGGGGCGGACATGAAGGACGTCGCCACGGACGTTGCCAAGATGTTCAAGATCCCGACCTCGGCCGTCGTCTCGGACCCCACCATTTCGGGTGTCCAGCTTGTCATCGGAACCGACTGGTCGAGCGGCACGCAATACGGCAAGATCGTCGTCCCGAAGGGGATCGTCTCCAGCACGGCGGCCCAGGACAATGAGTGCCTGACGGTCAACCCGGCCTACTACACGTACTAA
- the ybeY gene encoding rRNA maturation RNase YbeY — protein sequence MSIEINNESGVDVREEELVKLVRHILTQMHVHPETELSIIMADVENMEKLHIEWMDEPGPTDVLSFPMDELRPGTPEQPTPAGLLGDIVLCPVVAQEQAVAAGHSMEEELLLLTTHGVLHLLGYDHAEPEEKAEMFGLQRELLSSFLGKDAPRETMQ from the coding sequence ATGAGCATCGAAATTAACAATGAGTCCGGCGTCGATGTTCGCGAGGAGGAGCTGGTCAAGCTGGTCCGGCACATCCTGACCCAGATGCACGTCCATCCGGAGACGGAACTGTCCATCATCATGGCGGACGTGGAGAACATGGAGAAGCTGCACATCGAGTGGATGGACGAGCCGGGCCCCACCGACGTCCTCTCCTTCCCGATGGACGAGTTGCGCCCCGGCACGCCCGAACAGCCGACGCCGGCCGGCCTGCTCGGCGACATTGTGCTCTGCCCCGTGGTGGCACAGGAACAGGCCGTGGCGGCCGGGCATTCCATGGAGGAGGAGCTGCTGCTGCTGACCACCCACGGCGTGCTGCACCTGCTCGGCTACGACCATGCCGAACCCGAGGAAAAGGCCGAGATGTTCGGCCTGCAACGTGAATTGCTTTCCAGCTTCCTGGGCAAGGACGCCCCCAGGGAGACAATGCAGTGA
- the era gene encoding GTPase Era, with amino-acid sequence MSKQKGKLAMPAPKDEGFRAGFAVLAGRPNAGKSTLTNALVGQKVAITSAKPQTTRHTIRGIVHRETFQLVLVDTPGLHRPRTLLGKRLNDLVADTLSEVDVIGFCLPANEKIGPGDRFIAQQLANVGKKPVVAIVTKTDTVDRQAVTDQLIAVDKLGREVMGEDGFAAVVPVSAVEDFQVETLAGVFAGFMPLSPALYPDGELTDEPEAVMVAELIREAALEGVRDELPHSLAVVVEEIVPREGRTEGHELLDVRVNLYVERPSQKAIIIGKGGARLREVGTNARHAIEALLGTKIYLDLHVKVAKDWQRDPKQLVKLGF; translated from the coding sequence ATGAGTAAGCAAAAGGGAAAGCTGGCCATGCCGGCACCCAAGGATGAAGGGTTCCGGGCCGGCTTCGCAGTGCTTGCCGGCCGGCCCAACGCCGGCAAGTCGACACTGACCAACGCCCTGGTCGGGCAGAAGGTCGCCATTACCTCGGCCAAGCCGCAAACCACCCGGCACACGATCCGCGGGATCGTCCATCGCGAAACCTTCCAGCTGGTCCTGGTGGACACACCAGGGCTGCACCGCCCGCGGACACTGCTGGGCAAGCGCCTCAACGACCTGGTGGCCGACACCCTCTCCGAGGTTGACGTGATCGGCTTCTGCCTGCCCGCCAACGAGAAGATCGGCCCCGGCGACCGCTTCATCGCCCAGCAATTGGCCAACGTCGGCAAGAAACCGGTGGTCGCCATTGTGACCAAGACCGACACCGTGGACCGCCAGGCCGTCACCGACCAGCTGATTGCCGTGGACAAACTGGGCCGCGAGGTCATGGGCGAGGACGGTTTTGCCGCCGTCGTGCCTGTCTCCGCCGTGGAGGACTTCCAGGTGGAGACCCTTGCCGGGGTCTTCGCCGGCTTCATGCCGCTGTCCCCGGCCCTGTACCCGGACGGGGAACTGACCGACGAGCCCGAGGCCGTCATGGTGGCGGAGCTGATCCGCGAGGCCGCCCTCGAAGGCGTGCGTGACGAATTGCCGCACTCGCTGGCCGTGGTGGTCGAGGAAATCGTGCCCCGTGAGGGCCGCACCGAGGGCCACGAGCTGCTCGATGTCCGCGTGAACCTGTATGTGGAACGCCCCTCGCAAAAAGCCATCATCATTGGCAAGGGCGGCGCCCGGCTGCGCGAGGTGGGCACGAACGCCCGCCATGCGATCGAGGCGTTGCTGGGCACCAAGATCTACCTTGACCTGCATGTCAAGGTAGCCAAGGATTGGCAGCGCGACCCCAAACAGCTGGTTAAACTAGGGTTTTGA
- the dnaJ gene encoding molecular chaperone DnaJ, with the protein MSNHYDALGVSRDATPEEIKKAYRKLARKLHPDVNDAPDAQDKFKAVTHAYEVLSDPQKRQVYDTTGNENGNGGGAGNFDGQGFAFQDIFETFFGGGGQGHGPASRMRRGQDALITVRVDLSEAVFGVNKKLEIDTAVTCTTCEGSCCRPGTHPVTCDVCRGSGQIQRPMRSILGNVMTLATCNSCQGFGTRIEDPCNECMGEGRVRSRRTLTIKVPAGVATGTRIQLSNQGEAGPAGGPSGDLYVEMKVNNDPAFMREGDDLHATLSVPMTAAALGTELTLETFDGEQPISIKPGTQAGEVINLRNLGVTHLRGYGRGDLKVHIHVETPTKPDAAQEDLLKQLAALRGETFTEGKLVSSGGMFAKLRDKLGNL; encoded by the coding sequence TTGAGCAACCACTACGACGCACTGGGTGTCTCCCGCGACGCAACCCCGGAGGAGATCAAAAAGGCCTACCGCAAGCTGGCCCGCAAGCTCCACCCGGACGTCAACGACGCCCCGGACGCCCAGGACAAGTTCAAGGCCGTCACGCACGCCTATGAGGTCCTCTCGGATCCGCAAAAACGCCAGGTCTACGACACCACCGGCAACGAGAACGGCAATGGCGGCGGCGCCGGCAACTTCGACGGCCAGGGCTTCGCGTTCCAGGACATCTTCGAGACCTTCTTCGGTGGGGGCGGCCAGGGCCACGGCCCGGCGTCGCGCATGCGCCGCGGCCAGGACGCGCTCATCACCGTTCGCGTGGACCTCAGCGAGGCCGTATTCGGCGTCAACAAGAAGCTTGAAATCGACACGGCCGTCACGTGCACCACCTGTGAGGGCAGCTGCTGCCGCCCCGGCACGCACCCCGTCACCTGCGACGTCTGCCGCGGCAGCGGCCAGATCCAGCGCCCCATGCGCTCGATCCTGGGCAACGTGATGACCCTGGCTACCTGCAACTCCTGCCAGGGCTTCGGCACCCGCATCGAGGACCCCTGCAACGAATGCATGGGCGAGGGCCGCGTGCGCAGCCGCCGCACCCTGACCATCAAGGTCCCGGCCGGCGTTGCCACGGGCACCCGGATCCAGCTGTCCAACCAGGGCGAGGCCGGCCCGGCCGGCGGCCCCTCCGGCGACCTGTACGTCGAAATGAAGGTCAACAACGACCCCGCGTTCATGCGCGAGGGCGACGACCTGCACGCCACCCTGAGCGTGCCCATGACGGCCGCGGCCCTGGGCACGGAACTGACCCTGGAGACGTTCGACGGCGAACAGCCCATCAGCATCAAGCCGGGCACCCAGGCAGGGGAGGTCATCAACCTGCGCAACCTTGGCGTCACGCACCTGCGCGGCTACGGCCGTGGTGACCTGAAGGTCCACATCCACGTCGAAACCCCCACCAAGCCGGACGCCGCCCAGGAGGATCTGCTCAAGCAGCTTGCCGCCCTGCGCGGGGAAACGTTCACCGAAGGCAAGCTGGTCAGCAGCGGCGGCATGTTCGCCAAGCTGCGCGACAAGCTCGGCAACCTCTAA
- a CDS encoding PhoH family protein — MPETTASRHEQFPEPGTGRFFPHSVDGTRTEVVHFASGTQMVDTLGAEDEGLRIVEGLYPSVAFLARGNDLTITGPSAVVPRIMHLMEEARAMVARNTTMSAAVWEQLTTMLKARPDTSVVDILTQDILSSRGRTIRPKTLNQKNYVDAIDRNTVVFGIGPAGTGKTYLAMAKAVQALQRKDVSRIILTRPAVEAGERLGFLPGTLSDKIDPYLRPLYDALHDMMDPETIPRLMAAGTIEVAPLAYMRGRTLNDAFIILDEAQNTTPEQMKMFLTRLGFGSKIVVTGDITQVDLPSGTRSGLRVVEEILRDVEDINFSILDAEDVVRHRLVGAIVNAYNHWDEEHHTLVSPHTVSERNVPDRTTSKDYRTP, encoded by the coding sequence ATGCCAGAGACAACAGCAAGCCGCCACGAACAGTTTCCGGAACCCGGCACTGGGCGGTTTTTCCCGCATTCAGTGGATGGCACGCGCACCGAGGTTGTGCACTTTGCCTCCGGAACCCAGATGGTTGACACGCTCGGTGCCGAGGATGAGGGCCTGCGCATCGTCGAGGGCCTGTATCCGTCGGTGGCCTTCCTGGCCCGCGGCAACGACCTCACCATCACCGGCCCCAGCGCGGTTGTCCCGCGGATCATGCACCTCATGGAGGAGGCGCGCGCCATGGTGGCCCGCAACACCACCATGAGTGCCGCGGTCTGGGAGCAGCTGACCACCATGCTCAAGGCCCGGCCCGACACCTCGGTGGTGGACATCCTCACGCAGGACATTCTCTCCAGCCGCGGACGGACCATCCGCCCCAAGACGCTGAACCAGAAGAACTACGTCGACGCCATTGACCGCAACACCGTGGTGTTCGGCATTGGCCCGGCAGGCACGGGCAAAACCTACCTGGCCATGGCCAAGGCCGTGCAGGCGCTCCAGCGCAAGGACGTCAGCCGCATCATCCTGACCAGGCCCGCCGTCGAGGCGGGGGAGCGGCTGGGCTTCTTGCCCGGAACCCTCAGCGACAAGATCGATCCGTACCTGCGGCCCCTCTATGACGCCCTGCACGACATGATGGACCCGGAGACAATTCCGCGGCTCATGGCGGCCGGCACCATCGAGGTGGCACCGCTGGCCTATATGCGCGGGCGCACGCTCAACGACGCGTTCATCATCCTCGACGAGGCCCAAAACACGACGCCGGAACAAATGAAGATGTTCCTCACCCGGCTCGGTTTTGGCTCCAAGATTGTTGTCACCGGCGACATCACCCAGGTGGACCTGCCCAGCGGCACCCGTTCCGGGCTGCGCGTGGTCGAGGAGATCCTGCGCGATGTCGAGGACATCAACTTCTCCATCCTTGACGCCGAGGACGTGGTCCGCCACCGCCTGGTGGGTGCCATAGTCAACGCCTACAACCACTGGGATGAGGAGCACCACACGCTCGTCAGCCCGCACACCGTTTCCGAACGCAATGTCCCCGACCGCACCACCTCCAAGGATTACCGCACCCCATGA
- a CDS encoding M13 family metallopeptidase, which produces MTHSGINRSNIDPAVRPQDDLYGHVNGKWLAREIIPDDRAMTGSFVTLRDEAEAAVKAIIERAGEAAATPGAESGSVAAKIGDLYAGFMDEEAVEAAGATPLAGKLAAIAGTDSIAGVVTLMGELDRDGGDGLFGAYVNNDAGNPDRALLHVYQAGLGLPDESYYREEKFAAIRESYLAHLETMLGLAGVPDAAAKAARIMTLETEIAATHWDKVTLRDPQKTYNLMDKADALDLLPALELWLEALGVTAGQCAELVVATPDFFWGQAALLTEDRLADWQAWLAMRTISAAAPYLASAFVDANFAFYGTILSGTPSIRERWKRGVALVEGVLGEAVGQLYVAEHFPESHKARMEVLVANLIEAYRQSISALTWMSPETIARAQAKLDAFTPKIGYPSKWRDYTALEIVPGDLIGNIEGGNAFELARQLAKIGAPIDREEWLMTAQTVNAYYNPTMNEVVFPAAILQPPFFDADADDAANYGGIGAVIGHEIGHGFDDQGSKFDGTGALRNWWTDADRAAFEELTGKLVDQYNALSPIAAPGEKVNGELTLGENIGDLGGLAIGYKAYGLSLDGAEIPVIEGMTGAERFFFSWAECWRTKIRHEEAVRRITVDPHSPSEWRCNAVVRNLDAFHEAFGTTEADALWLDPADRVSIW; this is translated from the coding sequence TTGACCCATTCCGGTATCAACCGCAGCAATATCGACCCGGCCGTCCGGCCACAGGATGACCTGTATGGGCATGTGAACGGGAAATGGCTGGCCCGGGAAATCATTCCCGACGACCGCGCCATGACGGGCTCCTTTGTCACCCTGCGGGATGAGGCCGAGGCCGCCGTGAAGGCGATCATCGAACGCGCGGGCGAGGCGGCGGCAACCCCCGGCGCGGAGTCCGGCTCGGTCGCGGCAAAGATCGGCGACCTCTATGCCGGGTTCATGGATGAGGAAGCTGTTGAGGCTGCCGGCGCTACTCCCCTGGCCGGGAAGCTGGCGGCCATTGCGGGCACGGACTCGATCGCCGGCGTCGTGACCTTGATGGGCGAGCTTGACCGCGACGGCGGCGACGGCCTGTTTGGTGCCTACGTCAACAACGACGCCGGCAATCCGGACCGCGCGCTGCTGCACGTCTACCAGGCGGGCCTGGGCCTGCCGGACGAGTCGTACTACCGCGAGGAGAAGTTCGCCGCGATCCGCGAGTCCTACCTTGCCCATTTGGAAACCATGCTGGGCCTGGCCGGCGTACCCGATGCCGCCGCGAAGGCCGCGCGGATCATGACGCTGGAGACCGAGATTGCCGCAACGCACTGGGACAAGGTGACCCTGCGCGATCCGCAAAAGACCTACAACCTGATGGACAAGGCCGACGCCCTGGACCTGCTGCCCGCGCTGGAGCTGTGGCTGGAGGCCCTGGGGGTCACCGCAGGGCAGTGTGCCGAGCTCGTCGTGGCCACGCCGGACTTCTTCTGGGGCCAGGCTGCGCTGCTGACCGAGGACCGGTTGGCCGACTGGCAGGCCTGGCTGGCCATGCGCACCATTTCCGCGGCCGCCCCGTACCTTGCCAGCGCGTTCGTCGACGCCAACTTTGCGTTCTACGGCACCATCCTGAGCGGCACCCCGTCGATCCGGGAACGCTGGAAGCGCGGTGTGGCCCTGGTCGAGGGAGTCCTGGGCGAGGCCGTGGGCCAGCTGTACGTGGCCGAACACTTCCCGGAGTCGCACAAGGCACGCATGGAGGTGCTGGTGGCGAACCTGATCGAGGCGTACCGCCAAAGCATCAGCGCCCTGACCTGGATGAGCCCGGAAACCATTGCCAGGGCGCAGGCCAAGCTGGACGCGTTCACCCCGAAGATCGGCTACCCGTCCAAGTGGCGCGACTACACGGCGTTGGAGATCGTCCCCGGTGACCTGATCGGCAACATCGAAGGCGGCAACGCCTTTGAACTGGCCCGCCAACTCGCCAAGATCGGGGCTCCGATCGATCGGGAGGAATGGCTCATGACGGCACAGACCGTCAACGCCTATTACAACCCGACCATGAACGAAGTGGTGTTCCCTGCCGCGATCCTGCAACCGCCGTTCTTTGACGCCGACGCCGACGACGCCGCGAACTACGGCGGCATCGGAGCCGTGATTGGCCACGAGATCGGCCACGGCTTCGATGACCAGGGCTCGAAGTTCGACGGCACGGGTGCCCTGCGCAATTGGTGGACCGACGCCGACCGGGCAGCCTTCGAGGAGCTGACGGGCAAGCTCGTGGACCAGTACAACGCCCTCTCCCCCATCGCCGCTCCCGGCGAAAAGGTCAACGGCGAACTGACCCTGGGCGAAAACATCGGCGACCTGGGCGGGCTGGCCATCGGCTACAAGGCCTACGGCCTGAGCCTTGACGGTGCAGAGATCCCGGTGATCGAGGGCATGACGGGCGCCGAGCGGTTCTTCTTCTCCTGGGCCGAATGCTGGCGCACCAAGATCCGCCACGAAGAGGCCGTGCGCCGCATTACCGTGGACCCGCATTCGCCGTCGGAATGGCGCTGCAACGCCGTGGTGCGCAACCTCGACGCGTTCCATGAGGCGTTTGGCACCACGGAGGCCGACGCCCTCTGGCTGGACCCGGCCGACCGGGTCAGCATCTGGTAA
- a CDS encoding hemolysin family protein, with product MTIVALPIMGVIFAAIAALLTAIESALSFFPRHDADAASGRGVSVAKILAAPMPHLNALRFWRVWFEMAAAVAVALFLMALLDNEWLAGLVATVIMAAIGFVLVGVSPRRLGRLHSAALVRRTAWLVHFLFRILGPIPGWFVKLGSAVAKDAPGTDDAFVTEEEFREFVDRASDSEMIEDNEAELIQSVFDLGETMVRAVMVPRTDIRSIEQGSSLEDAMDVFLDSGYSRVPVIGESTDHILGILYLKDLVATMHRLGDGDARPKVENLARSVRYVPESKPVDDLLKELQVESTHVAIVVDEYGGTAGLVTLEDLIEEIVGEIADEYDSVAPEVQGLGQGRYRIRARMAVDDLGELFGKELDDDEVDTAGGLLAKHLGRIPTVGSTVDVSGIRLVADRMEPARNRISHIIASAIGEVENGINSSVSLPEARTQDLADHDGNTPSGARTTKEHHRSNHE from the coding sequence GTGACGATTGTCGCCTTGCCGATCATGGGGGTGATCTTCGCGGCCATCGCCGCACTGCTGACAGCCATTGAGTCGGCGCTTAGTTTCTTCCCCCGGCACGACGCCGACGCCGCCTCCGGCAGGGGTGTATCGGTGGCAAAGATCCTCGCCGCACCCATGCCGCACCTGAACGCCCTGCGCTTTTGGCGGGTCTGGTTTGAGATGGCGGCCGCCGTGGCAGTGGCCTTGTTCCTGATGGCCCTGCTGGACAACGAATGGCTGGCCGGCCTGGTCGCCACGGTGATCATGGCGGCAATCGGCTTCGTGCTGGTGGGGGTCTCGCCCCGCCGCCTTGGCCGCCTGCACTCGGCCGCCCTGGTGCGCCGCACGGCCTGGCTGGTGCACTTCCTGTTCAGGATCCTCGGTCCAATTCCGGGATGGTTCGTCAAGCTCGGCAGCGCCGTGGCCAAGGACGCGCCCGGAACCGACGACGCCTTCGTCACGGAGGAGGAGTTCCGAGAATTTGTGGACCGCGCGAGCGATTCGGAAATGATCGAGGACAACGAGGCCGAACTGATCCAAAGCGTCTTCGACCTGGGCGAGACCATGGTGCGTGCCGTCATGGTTCCGCGGACGGACATCCGCAGCATTGAACAAGGCTCCAGCCTTGAGGACGCCATGGACGTGTTCCTGGATTCCGGCTACTCCCGGGTGCCCGTCATTGGCGAAAGCACCGACCACATTCTGGGGATCCTGTACCTGAAGGACCTGGTGGCCACCATGCACCGCCTGGGCGACGGCGACGCCCGGCCCAAGGTGGAAAACCTTGCCCGCAGCGTTCGCTACGTGCCCGAATCCAAACCGGTTGACGATCTCCTGAAGGAATTGCAGGTCGAGTCGACCCACGTCGCGATCGTGGTCGACGAGTACGGCGGCACGGCGGGCCTGGTGACCCTGGAGGATTTGATCGAGGAGATCGTCGGGGAGATCGCCGACGAGTACGACTCGGTGGCACCGGAGGTCCAGGGCCTGGGGCAGGGCCGCTACCGCATCCGGGCCCGCATGGCCGTGGATGACCTCGGCGAACTGTTCGGCAAGGAACTGGACGACGACGAGGTCGACACCGCAGGCGGGCTGCTGGCCAAGCATCTGGGCCGGATTCCCACGGTGGGCAGCACCGTGGACGTGTCCGGAATCCGCCTCGTGGCGGACCGCATGGAACCGGCGCGAAACCGGATCAGCCACATTATTGCCAGCGCCATCGGCGAGGTCGAAAATGGCATTAACAGCAGTGTTTCGTTGCCCGAAGCCCGCACCCAAGATTTGGCCGACCACGACGGCAACACGCCGTCGGGCGCCCGCACCACCAAGGAACACCACAGGAGTAACCATGAGTAA